The Desulfobacterales bacterium genome includes the window TTTTGATTTTAACTCATAAGGGCATTCGGAGACCCCCTTTTCATTTAAGATGCAATAAATGGGTTGACAGAATGATTTGCATTAGTATAGTAAGCGGACTGAATATTCACTCCAAAAATTCAAGGAGAAAAGATGCAAAAGCAGACCGATAGCTCCGACAAGCGGGCGGCCATTTTGACGGCGGCCCTGGAACTGATCGCCGCCAAGGGGTTTCATGGGGCGCCGACCTCAGAGATTGCCGCCCGTGCGGGTGTCGGGGTCGGCTCCATCTACCGCTATTTCAAGGACAAAGAGGCTCTGATCCACGCAGTGTTCAATGAATTGACGGAAAAGACAGAAACTGAAGTTTTAAAAGGATACGATTCAAACGCGCCTCTGCGGGAACAGTACATTTGCCTGTGCGGTAACTTTTTTCGGTTTCTGCACAATCATCCAACATTTTTTGCTTTCAGCGAGCAATATTTTAATTCGCCTTACGGCATTCAGCGCAAGCGCAATCTGATCAAAAAGGCGGACGCGGGCGAGAAAAGCAGCTATCCCATCGGAGAATTTTTTGTTCAGGCAAAAAAACAACTGATAATCAAAGACCTGCCCCATCAGTTAATCGGAGCCCTGACGTTGGGCCCGATTATTTTTATGTTGCGTGACATTCACAGTGGTTTGTTGTTGTATTCAGAGGATCTGGTCCAGCAGGTTATTGAAACCACCTGGGAGTCGATCAAACGATAGCCACGGCGGTTAATGGAATTGGGATTATTTTTACTACTGCGAATTGGTATTTTTTTGCGCAAAAAAACGGAATGAACACTCACTCCTTGCTCACCTTGTTCTCCTTGACGATCACCGTGATACCTGGGACGTTTTTTCATTAAATTTACTCAATAAAATTATTCTGGAGGATTTTGATGCAACTTTGTAAAAATGGGTATGAACCCCTTAAATGGATTGTAGCTTTGGCTGCCCTGACGAGTTTTATGGGACTCACGGGGTGCAAAAGCGATAACAAGCTGGAAGCGGCTGAGTTGGCAAGTCAGGCCCCGGTTCCACAAGTGGCGGTAGTGACTATGCAGCCACAGCAGATAACATTGACCAGGGAGTTGCCCGGCCGAACATCCGCCTATCGTATCGCGGAAATTCGACCTCAGGTCCAGGGTATCATTCAAAAACGGCTATTTACGGAAGGTTCCGATGTCAAGGCGGGGGATGTGCTCTATCAAATTGATCCGGCCATGTATCAGGCAACACTTGACAATGCAGGAGCCGCCCTCTGCAAAGCCGAGGCCAATTTGCCGGCGGTTCGGTCCAGAGCCGATCGTTACAGAG containing:
- a CDS encoding TetR/AcrR family transcriptional regulator → MQKQTDSSDKRAAILTAALELIAAKGFHGAPTSEIAARAGVGVGSIYRYFKDKEALIHAVFNELTEKTETEVLKGYDSNAPLREQYICLCGNFFRFLHNHPTFFAFSEQYFNSPYGIQRKRNLIKKADAGEKSSYPIGEFFVQAKKQLIIKDLPHQLIGALTLGPIIFMLRDIHSGLLLYSEDLVQQVIETTWESIKR